The Populus alba chromosome 6, ASM523922v2, whole genome shotgun sequence genome contains a region encoding:
- the LOC118032589 gene encoding uncharacterized protein isoform X3, with protein MSLLRKFTYIFEASPPTKLAFFMQSLYAHTIGHMISTSSLSQRLGGLYCLYCLYETQPFKPPFKIYFSLGELKKLKTLVINSKEHGIKVVPALVKRMLEKNTFLFGFVDLHEGSVSETVNQLTELQDARVQVAYKKLFDDTRIEQFLHMDMGMEFDLEMLKKMSTEYAEAKKHAIREANKAVDVKNIQHISDDREFIGDEVERITENWNVQRQVFYQQTGLNQRHAQKDEQQHQPQHKKHEQQDDDFGDEFSHQLELQLIEEEQLQQKEEDDESNHELEL; from the exons ATGAGTTTGTTGAG GAAGTTTACCTACATCTTTGAGGCTAGTCCTCCTACCAAATTGGCCTTCTTTATGCAGTCGTTGTATGCTCATACAATTG GTCACATGATTAGCACTTCTTCTTTATCACAAAGGCTAGGAGGCCTGTATTGCCTTTACTGTCTTTATGAGACTCAACCATTCAAGCCTCCTTTCAAAATCTACTTCTCTCTTG GAGAGTTGAAGAAACTCAAGACCCTtgttataaattcaaaagaacATGGAATAAAAGTAGTACCTGCTTTGGTCAAAAGGATGCTAGAAAAGAACACGTTTCTCTTTGGGTTTGTGGACTTACATGAAGGTTCTGTTAGTGAGACAGTGAACCAACTCACAGAATTGCAAGATGCCCGTGTGCAAGTTGCATATAAGAA GTTATTTGATGATACTCGGATTGAGCAGTTCCTCCATATGGACATG GGTATGGAATTTGATTTAGAGATGCTCAAGAAAATGTCAACAGAATATGCAGAGGCAAAGAAACATGCCATCAgag aagcAAACAAGGCAGTAGATGTCAAAAACATACAGCATATATCAGATGATAGGGAATTTATTGGAGATGAAGTTGAGAGGATCACAGAGAACTGGAATGTCCAAAGGCAAGTGTTTTATCAGCAAACAGGACTGAATCAACGTCATGCTCAAAAAGATGAGCAACAACATCAACCACAGCACAAAAAACATGAACAGCAAGATGATGATTTTGGTGATGAATTTAGTCATCAACTGGAACTGCAACTAATTGAAGAAGAACAGCTACAACAAAAAGAAGAGGATGATGAATCTAATCATGAATTGGAGCTGTAA
- the LOC118032589 gene encoding uncharacterized protein isoform X1 produces the protein MDLSPFKLDIDELINEFVEGEFTTLADMKRVWLSRKFTYIFEASPPTKLAFFMQSLYAHTIGHMISTSSLSQRLGGLYCLYCLYETQPFKPPFKIYFSLGELKKLKTLVINSKEHGIKVVPALVKRMLEKNTFLFGFVDLHEGSVSETVNQLTELQDARVQVAYKKLFDDTRIEQFLHMDMGMEFDLEMLKKMSTEYAEAKKHAIREANKAVDVKNIQHISDDREFIGDEVERITENWNVQRQVFYQQTGLNQRHAQKDEQQHQPQHKKHEQQDDDFGDEFSHQLELQLIEEEQLQQKEEDDESNHELEL, from the exons ATGGATCTGTCTCCATTCAAGTTGGACATTGATGAACTTATAAATGAGTTTGTTGAG GGTGAGTTTACAACTTTGGCTGATATGAAAAGAGTATGGCTTTCCAGGAAGTTTACCTACATCTTTGAGGCTAGTCCTCCTACCAAATTGGCCTTCTTTATGCAGTCGTTGTATGCTCATACAATTG GTCACATGATTAGCACTTCTTCTTTATCACAAAGGCTAGGAGGCCTGTATTGCCTTTACTGTCTTTATGAGACTCAACCATTCAAGCCTCCTTTCAAAATCTACTTCTCTCTTG GAGAGTTGAAGAAACTCAAGACCCTtgttataaattcaaaagaacATGGAATAAAAGTAGTACCTGCTTTGGTCAAAAGGATGCTAGAAAAGAACACGTTTCTCTTTGGGTTTGTGGACTTACATGAAGGTTCTGTTAGTGAGACAGTGAACCAACTCACAGAATTGCAAGATGCCCGTGTGCAAGTTGCATATAAGAA GTTATTTGATGATACTCGGATTGAGCAGTTCCTCCATATGGACATG GGTATGGAATTTGATTTAGAGATGCTCAAGAAAATGTCAACAGAATATGCAGAGGCAAAGAAACATGCCATCAgag aagcAAACAAGGCAGTAGATGTCAAAAACATACAGCATATATCAGATGATAGGGAATTTATTGGAGATGAAGTTGAGAGGATCACAGAGAACTGGAATGTCCAAAGGCAAGTGTTTTATCAGCAAACAGGACTGAATCAACGTCATGCTCAAAAAGATGAGCAACAACATCAACCACAGCACAAAAAACATGAACAGCAAGATGATGATTTTGGTGATGAATTTAGTCATCAACTGGAACTGCAACTAATTGAAGAAGAACAGCTACAACAAAAAGAAGAGGATGATGAATCTAATCATGAATTGGAGCTGTAA
- the LOC118032589 gene encoding uncharacterized protein isoform X2, with product MKRVWLSRKFTYIFEASPPTKLAFFMQSLYAHTIGHMISTSSLSQRLGGLYCLYCLYETQPFKPPFKIYFSLGELKKLKTLVINSKEHGIKVVPALVKRMLEKNTFLFGFVDLHEGSVSETVNQLTELQDARVQVAYKKLFDDTRIEQFLHMDMGMEFDLEMLKKMSTEYAEAKKHAIREANKAVDVKNIQHISDDREFIGDEVERITENWNVQRQVFYQQTGLNQRHAQKDEQQHQPQHKKHEQQDDDFGDEFSHQLELQLIEEEQLQQKEEDDESNHELEL from the exons ATGAAAAGAGTATGGCTTTCCAGGAAGTTTACCTACATCTTTGAGGCTAGTCCTCCTACCAAATTGGCCTTCTTTATGCAGTCGTTGTATGCTCATACAATTG GTCACATGATTAGCACTTCTTCTTTATCACAAAGGCTAGGAGGCCTGTATTGCCTTTACTGTCTTTATGAGACTCAACCATTCAAGCCTCCTTTCAAAATCTACTTCTCTCTTG GAGAGTTGAAGAAACTCAAGACCCTtgttataaattcaaaagaacATGGAATAAAAGTAGTACCTGCTTTGGTCAAAAGGATGCTAGAAAAGAACACGTTTCTCTTTGGGTTTGTGGACTTACATGAAGGTTCTGTTAGTGAGACAGTGAACCAACTCACAGAATTGCAAGATGCCCGTGTGCAAGTTGCATATAAGAA GTTATTTGATGATACTCGGATTGAGCAGTTCCTCCATATGGACATG GGTATGGAATTTGATTTAGAGATGCTCAAGAAAATGTCAACAGAATATGCAGAGGCAAAGAAACATGCCATCAgag aagcAAACAAGGCAGTAGATGTCAAAAACATACAGCATATATCAGATGATAGGGAATTTATTGGAGATGAAGTTGAGAGGATCACAGAGAACTGGAATGTCCAAAGGCAAGTGTTTTATCAGCAAACAGGACTGAATCAACGTCATGCTCAAAAAGATGAGCAACAACATCAACCACAGCACAAAAAACATGAACAGCAAGATGATGATTTTGGTGATGAATTTAGTCATCAACTGGAACTGCAACTAATTGAAGAAGAACAGCTACAACAAAAAGAAGAGGATGATGAATCTAATCATGAATTGGAGCTGTAA